In a genomic window of Candidatus Binataceae bacterium:
- a CDS encoding HAMP domain-containing sensor histidine kinase, with the protein MKLKFPALNLKAKLIVLIVALLALTLGAEVWVSLGTQQAIVDTTQEKVKDLARAIQISVEQLTSVGPVDRDRLHDYVKSLHARGFEVSIASSQNLIINSSNPHLIGAALNTHTSDLLTPDQLKHPDELVKIPGDRFGDEENRTTVYLIPVEVEDHLLGYVQVAANFADFAQPLAENRSHQIAIALAIFALGLVFAYVLADRYVGPIHAVASAAQNIAARGLETVPEAKRGDEIGLLTRSFNEMVGQLRRAREREQELNRLERFTALGQLAGGLAHEIKNPLNFLSLALDQLRARYSPAEKPGRDQFVRQISIMKDELHRLSELVQSFLQYGKPIEIHPAPTDVKQLVDGVVALSESKMKSQGIELVEDMDGVPTVLNVDAEKLRACFINVVANAIQAMPDGGTMRIGFERNNGSMVLRFSDTGEGIEPEVVNKVFEPFFTTKREGIGLGLFLSKAIVEKHGGTIQIGPNGAERGTTVTFTFPLSRMSRN; encoded by the coding sequence ATGAAACTCAAATTTCCCGCCCTCAACCTCAAAGCCAAGCTGATCGTACTGATCGTCGCGCTCCTCGCGCTGACCCTGGGCGCCGAGGTTTGGGTCAGTCTCGGCACGCAGCAGGCGATCGTCGATACCACCCAGGAGAAAGTCAAAGACCTGGCGCGCGCGATCCAGATCAGCGTCGAGCAGCTCACCTCCGTCGGCCCCGTCGATCGCGACCGTTTGCACGACTACGTAAAGAGCCTGCACGCGAGAGGTTTCGAGGTTTCGATCGCGTCGTCGCAGAACCTCATCATCAACAGTTCCAACCCGCACCTCATCGGCGCCGCGCTCAACACTCATACCTCGGATCTGCTGACCCCCGACCAGCTCAAGCATCCCGATGAGCTGGTGAAGATTCCCGGCGATCGTTTCGGCGACGAAGAAAATCGCACCACGGTGTACCTGATACCGGTCGAAGTCGAAGACCACTTGCTGGGATATGTGCAGGTCGCGGCGAACTTTGCCGACTTCGCGCAACCGCTCGCGGAAAATCGATCGCATCAGATTGCGATCGCGCTGGCGATCTTTGCGCTGGGCCTCGTCTTCGCATACGTGCTCGCCGATCGCTACGTCGGACCGATTCACGCGGTCGCATCCGCCGCACAGAATATCGCGGCGCGCGGCCTCGAAACCGTGCCCGAAGCCAAACGCGGCGACGAGATCGGACTGCTCACCAGATCGTTCAACGAGATGGTCGGGCAGTTGCGCCGCGCGCGCGAGCGCGAGCAGGAGCTCAACCGCCTCGAACGATTCACTGCGCTGGGCCAGCTCGCCGGCGGCCTCGCCCACGAAATCAAAAATCCGCTCAACTTTCTGAGCCTCGCGCTCGATCAGCTTCGCGCCCGCTACTCGCCGGCTGAGAAGCCGGGCCGCGACCAATTTGTGCGCCAGATCTCGATCATGAAGGATGAGCTGCATCGGCTCTCAGAGCTGGTGCAAAGCTTCCTGCAATACGGCAAACCGATCGAGATTCATCCGGCCCCGACTGACGTGAAGCAGCTCGTTGACGGCGTCGTCGCGCTCTCGGAATCGAAAATGAAAAGCCAGGGCATCGAGCTCGTCGAGGACATGGACGGCGTGCCGACCGTGCTCAACGTCGACGCGGAAAAGCTGCGCGCCTGTTTTATCAATGTCGTGGCGAACGCGATCCAGGCGATGCCCGACGGCGGCACGATGCGAATCGGCTTTGAGCGCAACAACGGCAGCATGGTGCTCAGGTTCTCCGACACCGGCGAGGGCATTGAGCCCGAGGTGGTCAACAAAGTCTTCGAGCCCTTCTTCACCACCAAGCGCGAGGGAATCGGGCTCGGCCTCTTTCTCTCCAAGGCGATCGTTGAAAAGCACGGTGGCACGATCCAAATCGGCCCCAATGGCGCTGAACGCGGAACGACGGTAACCTTCACCTTCCCGCTTTCGCGGATGAGCAGAAACTGA
- a CDS encoding DedA family protein, translating to MVGLVSAYIEHFTYVGLFAVLMMCGLGLPLPEDVALLAGGYLIHRGITRYPLTLLVSLLGVVSGDNSLFFLGRRFGSGLVRYFGVSRPGSQMQIERIKGFMERHGHRAIFYARFLAGLRALVYLSAGSFGVRPAVFLIYDLLGAFISVPIVVSLGYLFGKQLEMVVHYLGGFERLLLIVAVLCIGLYATRMLVLAERREPQA from the coding sequence TTGGTCGGACTGGTTTCGGCGTACATCGAACACTTCACGTATGTGGGGCTGTTCGCCGTCCTGATGATGTGCGGCCTCGGCCTGCCGCTGCCTGAGGACGTTGCGCTGCTCGCGGGCGGCTATCTCATTCATCGCGGGATCACCCGCTATCCGCTGACGCTCTTGGTATCGCTGCTCGGCGTCGTGTCGGGCGACAACTCGCTATTCTTCCTCGGCCGGCGCTTCGGCTCGGGCCTGGTCCGATATTTCGGCGTGTCGCGGCCCGGCAGCCAGATGCAAATCGAGCGCATCAAGGGCTTCATGGAACGCCATGGCCATCGCGCCATTTTCTACGCCCGATTCCTGGCCGGTTTACGCGCCCTCGTGTACCTCTCGGCCGGCTCGTTCGGCGTGCGGCCCGCAGTGTTCCTGATCTATGATTTGCTGGGCGCGTTCATCTCGGTTCCGATCGTGGTGTCGCTCGGATACCTGTTTGGCAAGCAACTCGAGATGGTCGTGCATTATCTCGGCGGCTTCGAGCGCTTGTTGCTGATCGTGGCGGTTCTCTGCATCGGGCTGTATGCGACTCGGATGCTGGTGCTGGCGGAGCGGAGAGAGCCGCAGGCATAG
- a CDS encoding CYCXC family (seleno)protein yields MALLGGLMVVGAVAYFSYGTSHPAPAQAAAPSEAAAAEQLRLTLDPARFIGDVRKAYQVAQDDPALLAQLHCYCGCDKADGHKNLLDCYRDEHGSHCEICVGEALDAEAMAKRGISVGQIRDALRARYSHGD; encoded by the coding sequence ATGGCACTGCTAGGCGGCCTGATGGTCGTCGGAGCAGTCGCCTATTTCTCCTACGGCACTTCTCATCCTGCTCCCGCCCAGGCTGCCGCGCCGAGCGAGGCCGCGGCGGCCGAGCAACTTCGCTTGACCCTCGATCCCGCGCGCTTCATTGGCGATGTGCGCAAGGCATATCAGGTCGCGCAGGACGATCCCGCCCTGCTCGCTCAGCTTCATTGCTACTGCGGATGCGACAAGGCTGACGGGCACAAGAACCTGCTCGATTGCTATCGCGACGAGCACGGATCGCATTGCGAGATCTGCGTCGGCGAAGCGCTCGACGCGGAAGCGATGGCCAAGCGCGGGATATCGGTCGGGCAGATTCGTGATGCGCTGCGCGCGCGATACTCCCACGGAGATTGA
- a CDS encoding NUDIX domain-containing protein gives MVAVDTVLFAIKDGRLKTYLVELRGGPSRGKWAFPGGLVRAGEMLDEAARRELYDSTRLSEAYLEQLFTFGDPSRDPRAHVVSVAYMALIFDPAAVGAPSSSKYVGGEWFEVGDLPPLAYDHAQMAAYALKRLKSKLEYTNIAYALLPREFTFAEFEDLYAMILGRPLDRRNFRRRVMTMGLLRELPHTRRGPHRPAALYCFAQQSLKFIQML, from the coding sequence ATGGTCGCGGTCGATACCGTTCTGTTCGCGATCAAGGACGGTCGTCTCAAGACCTACCTCGTTGAGCTGCGCGGCGGTCCGTCGCGCGGCAAATGGGCGTTTCCCGGCGGACTGGTTCGCGCGGGCGAGATGCTCGACGAGGCGGCGCGACGCGAGCTTTACGATTCGACGCGGCTCTCCGAGGCATACCTGGAACAGCTCTTCACCTTTGGCGATCCTTCGCGTGATCCGCGCGCGCACGTCGTGTCCGTCGCTTACATGGCGTTGATTTTCGATCCCGCCGCAGTTGGCGCGCCCTCATCGAGCAAGTACGTGGGAGGCGAATGGTTCGAGGTAGGCGATCTGCCACCGCTCGCGTATGATCACGCGCAGATGGCGGCCTATGCGCTGAAAAGGCTCAAGTCAAAGCTCGAATACACTAATATCGCCTATGCGCTGCTGCCGCGTGAGTTCACTTTTGCCGAGTTCGAGGACCTTTATGCGATGATCCTGGGACGCCCCCTCGATCGGCGCAATTTCCGCCGCCGCGTGATGACGATGGGCCTGCTGCGCGAGCTGCCGCATACACGGCGCGGACCGCATCGTCCGGCGGCCCTTTATTGCTTCGCGCAACAGAGTCTTAAGTTCATCCAGATGCTATAA
- the nadA gene encoding quinolinate synthase NadA translates to MEATSDTILTGSALRDKLAVLGQDQYSLDACEHYADIIAEIKRLKAQRRAVILAHNYQRPEIFEVADFIGDSLELARNARDVRDADIIVFCGVHFMAETAKVLNPERMVLLPDMRAGCTLADSVTAEALAERKAELRKIYPDLRVVSYVNCTADVKAESDSCCTSANAVKIVERIDSNNILFVPDQNLAAYVQSKSSKNIISWDGNCYVHHQITPAEVEKVKRAIPGIKVLAHPECRRDVLELADAVLSTSAMVRYATESDADKFLVVTECGLSDRLLMEIPGKHFYKACKLCRFMKMITLEGTLDSLRNLRHEIVLPEDVRLGAKRALERMLDLSA, encoded by the coding sequence ATGGAAGCCACTTCGGATACGATCCTCACCGGAAGCGCGTTGCGCGACAAACTCGCCGTGCTGGGCCAGGACCAGTACAGCCTCGACGCCTGCGAGCATTACGCGGATATCATTGCCGAGATCAAACGGCTGAAGGCGCAGCGCCGCGCCGTGATCCTCGCGCACAATTATCAGCGGCCGGAAATCTTCGAGGTCGCCGACTTTATCGGCGATTCGCTGGAGCTCGCGCGCAATGCTCGCGACGTTCGCGACGCGGACATTATCGTGTTCTGCGGCGTGCATTTCATGGCTGAGACCGCCAAGGTGCTGAACCCCGAGCGGATGGTGCTGCTGCCCGATATGCGCGCCGGATGCACCCTCGCAGACAGCGTCACGGCCGAGGCTCTCGCCGAGCGCAAGGCCGAGCTGCGCAAGATTTATCCCGACCTGCGAGTCGTTTCTTATGTGAACTGCACCGCCGACGTTAAGGCCGAGTCCGACTCCTGCTGCACGTCGGCCAATGCGGTCAAGATCGTCGAGCGGATCGATTCCAACAATATCCTGTTCGTGCCCGACCAGAACCTCGCCGCCTACGTTCAGAGCAAATCCTCCAAGAACATCATTTCATGGGACGGCAACTGTTACGTTCATCATCAGATAACTCCGGCCGAGGTAGAAAAGGTCAAGCGGGCGATCCCCGGGATCAAGGTCCTGGCGCATCCGGAATGCCGCCGCGACGTGCTCGAATTGGCTGACGCGGTACTCTCGACAAGCGCGATGGTTCGCTATGCTACCGAGAGCGACGCCGACAAGTTCCTGGTGGTGACGGAGTGCGGACTTTCAGATCGCCTGCTGATGGAGATCCCGGGCAAGCACTTCTACAAGGCGTGCAAGCTATGCCGCTTTATGAAGATGATCACGCTGGAGGGGACGCTCGACTCGCTGCGCAACCTGCGGCACGAGATCGTGCTGCCGGAGGACGTGCGCCTGGGCGCGAAGCGCGCTCTGGAGCGGATGCTCGACCTCAGCGCGTAA
- a CDS encoding acyl-CoA dehydrogenase family protein, producing MEEQIDRDIVEAVRRFVERDVIPAASDLEHRDEYPHAMVATMKQLGLFGATIPVEHGGLGLSFQTYARVMEELSRGWMSLAGVINSHLIMAFVITHHGTDAQRKYFLPAMARGEKRGGLALTEPHAGSDVQSIKTTAVRRGDDYVLNGSKMFITNAKNGTMLAVAAKTDPRAKPAYAGISMFAVEKNASGPQVSAGLKKIGYKGVDTCEVTFEDVAVPAAHLIGEREGEGFKQVMSALEVGRINVAARAVGVGRAAFEAAIRYSQQRTTFGKPICQHQAVQLLLADMGTRIEAARLLVANAARKKDAGERCDVEAGMAKLFASEACAKISLDAMRVLGGYGFMQEFPVERYYRDAPLMMIGEGTNEIQALVIAKGLLARYPL from the coding sequence ATGGAAGAGCAGATTGACCGGGACATAGTCGAGGCGGTGCGGCGCTTTGTTGAGCGCGATGTAATTCCGGCGGCGTCGGACCTCGAGCATCGCGACGAGTATCCGCATGCGATGGTTGCGACGATGAAACAGCTCGGGCTCTTCGGCGCGACGATACCGGTCGAGCATGGCGGCCTCGGCCTCAGCTTCCAGACCTACGCGCGCGTGATGGAGGAGCTGTCGCGGGGATGGATGAGCCTGGCGGGCGTGATCAACAGCCATCTGATCATGGCGTTTGTTATCACGCACCACGGCACCGACGCGCAGCGCAAATACTTCCTGCCCGCGATGGCGCGCGGCGAAAAGCGCGGCGGCCTCGCGCTCACGGAACCTCACGCCGGCTCCGACGTACAATCTATTAAGACCACGGCGGTGCGCCGCGGCGACGACTATGTGCTCAACGGCAGCAAGATGTTCATAACCAATGCAAAGAACGGCACGATGCTGGCGGTCGCGGCCAAGACCGATCCGCGCGCCAAGCCAGCCTACGCTGGTATCAGCATGTTCGCCGTCGAGAAAAACGCGAGTGGGCCGCAAGTCAGCGCCGGCCTCAAGAAGATCGGCTACAAGGGCGTCGATACGTGCGAGGTCACGTTCGAGGATGTCGCCGTTCCAGCGGCGCATCTTATCGGCGAGCGCGAGGGCGAAGGCTTCAAACAGGTGATGAGCGCACTCGAGGTCGGCCGTATCAACGTTGCGGCCCGAGCTGTGGGAGTAGGGCGGGCCGCGTTCGAGGCCGCGATTCGTTACTCGCAGCAGCGCACCACTTTCGGCAAACCGATCTGTCAGCATCAGGCGGTGCAGTTGTTGCTCGCCGACATGGGTACGAGAATCGAGGCGGCGCGGCTCCTCGTTGCCAACGCCGCGCGAAAAAAAGACGCGGGCGAGCGATGCGACGTCGAAGCCGGGATGGCGAAGCTGTTCGCCTCCGAGGCGTGCGCGAAAATCTCGCTCGATGCGATGCGGGTGCTGGGCGGCTACGGCTTCATGCAGGAGTTCCCGGTCGAGCGTTATTACCGCGATGCGCCGCTGATGATGATCGGTGAGGGGACCAACGAAATCCAGGCGCTGGTAATAGCCAAAGGCCTGCTCGCGCGCTATCCGCTGTGA
- a CDS encoding glycosyltransferase family 4 protein gives MKALALIETPGHVSSRYRIEAFAPALRAGGCDLSVEAIPRGPIERMRLFGIVPGFDAVILQRRLLPGYQLKVLRSRSKRLIFDFDDAVFCNDSYSAKGIASRKKERRFANAVAAADAVIAGNDFLKEQAIASGGRRDAVRVIPTCLDPAHYQLANPRERENLELVWIGSSSTLQGIEQKRALFEAIGARFPKLSLKLICDRFPDFERPPLIRKTWSLETEAGDLAASDIGVSWIPDDRWSRGKCGFKILQYYAVGLPVIANRVGVHPMMVKPGITGILADTTDQWIDAIARLDDPEVRQRMGRVAREFVERDFSIAAHADQFVSVIVGR, from the coding sequence TTGAAGGCGCTTGCGTTAATCGAGACTCCGGGTCACGTCAGCTCGCGCTATCGTATCGAGGCGTTCGCGCCTGCGCTTCGCGCGGGCGGATGCGACTTGAGCGTCGAGGCGATACCGCGCGGTCCGATCGAGCGGATGCGCCTGTTCGGAATCGTGCCGGGTTTCGACGCGGTAATCCTGCAGCGCCGCCTGCTCCCCGGATATCAACTTAAAGTCCTGCGCTCGCGCTCGAAGCGGCTCATCTTCGATTTCGACGACGCCGTGTTCTGCAACGATTCGTACAGTGCAAAGGGGATCGCCTCACGCAAAAAAGAGAGGCGTTTCGCAAATGCCGTCGCGGCGGCCGATGCGGTAATCGCGGGTAACGATTTTCTGAAAGAGCAGGCGATCGCAAGCGGGGGGCGGCGCGACGCGGTCCGCGTGATTCCGACATGTCTCGATCCGGCGCACTACCAGCTCGCGAATCCTCGCGAACGCGAGAACCTCGAGCTCGTATGGATCGGATCGTCGAGCACGCTCCAGGGTATCGAGCAGAAGCGCGCGCTGTTCGAGGCGATCGGCGCGCGCTTTCCGAAGCTCAGCTTGAAACTGATTTGCGATCGCTTCCCGGACTTTGAGCGCCCACCGCTCATTCGCAAGACTTGGAGTCTCGAAACCGAAGCCGGCGATCTTGCGGCGAGCGATATTGGCGTGAGCTGGATCCCTGACGATCGATGGAGCCGGGGTAAGTGCGGATTCAAGATCCTACAGTACTACGCCGTGGGTCTGCCGGTGATCGCAAATCGCGTCGGCGTTCATCCGATGATGGTGAAGCCGGGTATCACCGGAATTCTCGCCGACACGACCGATCAATGGATCGATGCAATCGCACGCCTGGACGATCCCGAGGTTCGCCAGCGCATGGGCCGCGTCGCGCGCGAATTCGTGGAACGTGATTTCTCGATCGCGGCTCACGCCGACCAGTTCGTCAGCGTGATCGTCGGTCGCTGA
- a CDS encoding alpha/beta fold hydrolase — translation MAETFVLVHGAWHGAWCWAAVINQLEQLGDRAYAVDLPGHGMNYANRAEVTLDSYVNSVVDFIEKRNLTDVVIAGHSLGGLTIPGVAVKIPKRIKQVVWVTAIVALDGQPFVDPQSAIVQGAAQLPERSTPIAAMGDDFLKGLANDMDPAVRKFVLSALSPQPIGPMTGIVPMNAYFATGIPSGYIVCERDATPIDGGKEWHPHFTSRLCNPTLKFINCGHEVMFTAPVECAKALHELAMGK, via the coding sequence ATGGCGGAGACATTCGTACTTGTTCACGGCGCATGGCATGGCGCGTGGTGCTGGGCCGCGGTTATCAATCAGCTCGAGCAACTGGGCGATCGCGCTTATGCGGTCGATCTGCCGGGACACGGGATGAACTACGCCAATCGCGCCGAGGTCACGCTCGACAGCTACGTGAACTCGGTCGTCGACTTTATCGAGAAACGCAACCTCACTGACGTCGTGATTGCAGGGCACAGCCTCGGCGGTTTGACGATTCCTGGCGTCGCCGTGAAGATTCCCAAGCGCATAAAACAGGTCGTATGGGTGACGGCGATCGTCGCGCTCGACGGCCAGCCGTTCGTTGATCCGCAGTCCGCGATAGTTCAAGGAGCGGCGCAACTTCCTGAGCGATCGACGCCGATCGCTGCGATGGGCGACGATTTCCTGAAAGGACTCGCCAACGACATGGATCCGGCGGTGCGAAAATTCGTGCTGAGCGCGCTGAGCCCGCAACCAATCGGGCCAATGACCGGCATCGTGCCGATGAACGCATACTTCGCGACGGGAATTCCGTCGGGCTACATCGTATGCGAGCGCGACGCGACGCCGATCGACGGCGGCAAGGAATGGCATCCGCATTTCACGAGCCGCCTGTGCAACCCGACGCTCAAGTTCATCAACTGTGGTCATGAAGTGATGTTCACGGCGCCGGTCGAATGCGCAAAGGCGCTGCACGAACTGGCGATGGGCAAATAA
- a CDS encoding RNA polymerase sigma factor, whose protein sequence is MTIGLRDSSLGALISRAQAGSHEAIEEIVIRYRDRLMRFVRVRDRGDATEDICHSILVSVMTGISSLKEPESFESWLFQIARNACLESARRERLRRIFIPIERKHEDFPLTASEIDAKLDEFKAVVDKMPDSQRELILMLLDRDLSYEELATVTGTTVSSVKSKLFRARAFLRQNLSVN, encoded by the coding sequence GTGACTATCGGACTGCGCGATTCGAGCCTGGGCGCGCTTATCAGCCGCGCCCAGGCAGGATCGCATGAGGCAATCGAGGAAATAGTCATTCGCTACCGAGATCGGCTGATGCGTTTCGTTCGTGTTCGCGATCGAGGCGACGCGACCGAGGACATTTGCCACAGTATTTTAGTCAGCGTGATGACCGGGATCTCGAGTCTGAAGGAACCGGAATCATTCGAGTCGTGGTTATTTCAGATCGCGCGCAACGCCTGCCTGGAATCGGCACGCCGCGAGAGGCTCCGTCGCATCTTCATTCCGATCGAGCGCAAGCATGAAGACTTTCCGCTGACGGCTTCGGAAATCGATGCAAAACTCGACGAATTCAAAGCCGTCGTCGATAAGATGCCGGATTCGCAACGCGAACTGATCCTGATGCTGCTGGATCGCGATCTGTCGTACGAGGAATTAGCCACTGTAACCGGAACCACAGTCAGTTCAGTAAAATCAAAACTGTTCCGCGCCCGCGCATTCCTGCGACAGAATCTTTCTGTGAACTGA
- a CDS encoding di-heme oxidoredictase family protein, translated as MNVPVNLDGFGAPLPGVASNQSDLNIFATGQLNFKEVESLPQVGPVMNGISCAGCHSQPAIGGGGLTINEIRVRNNTQPGPVHIFAVDNFLRNGPETQGSNTIFAEGVEAEPLGCQITAPGCQLSACQQLEAQRTTFQAGLPTCDTTSANYQGGENCIVGRAAVQVFGDGLVEAVADSTFVQLAKNEPNPIQGTVKYVTENFLNTAHVGRFGWKDDHAMLRGFAGDAYLNEMGITNPDNQQEVSECAANLTAFGIQLETPSNQEPEDTIDPDGRADIDRFADFMRALAPPPELTQTTAANTGSALFNKLGCAGCHVANLTTASNPANFIPPSTGGIAISSSLNKTLANQTFHPYSDFLLHDMGSLGDGITSGAAGPTLMRTAPLWGIRGKSQFLHDGRAGDIPTAISLHDGQGKAAARAFEALSTQQQQNLVSFLNTL; from the coding sequence ATGAATGTGCCGGTTAATCTCGATGGCTTTGGCGCGCCGCTGCCAGGTGTCGCGAGCAACCAATCGGATCTGAACATATTTGCGACCGGACAACTCAACTTTAAGGAAGTCGAGTCGCTGCCGCAGGTGGGGCCGGTGATGAATGGGATCTCATGCGCGGGGTGCCATTCGCAACCGGCGATCGGCGGCGGGGGCCTCACCATCAATGAGATTCGCGTGCGCAATAACACGCAGCCGGGTCCGGTACATATTTTCGCGGTCGATAATTTCCTTCGTAATGGACCGGAGACGCAGGGCTCGAACACGATCTTCGCAGAGGGCGTCGAAGCCGAGCCGCTCGGATGCCAGATAACTGCGCCCGGATGCCAACTGAGCGCGTGCCAGCAACTCGAGGCGCAACGCACTACATTCCAAGCGGGGCTGCCGACCTGCGACACCACAAGCGCCAACTACCAAGGCGGAGAAAATTGCATCGTCGGCCGCGCCGCAGTGCAGGTGTTCGGCGATGGTCTGGTCGAAGCCGTCGCCGATTCGACTTTCGTCCAACTCGCCAAAAATGAGCCGAACCCGATTCAGGGCACGGTCAAATACGTCACTGAAAATTTCCTGAACACCGCGCACGTCGGGCGCTTCGGATGGAAGGACGATCACGCCATGCTGCGCGGCTTCGCTGGCGATGCGTATCTAAACGAGATGGGCATCACGAATCCTGACAATCAGCAAGAAGTCAGCGAATGCGCTGCAAACCTCACAGCATTCGGAATCCAACTTGAAACGCCATCCAACCAGGAACCCGAGGACACGATCGATCCTGATGGACGCGCCGATATCGATCGCTTCGCGGACTTCATGCGAGCACTCGCGCCTCCACCGGAACTCACGCAGACCACGGCGGCGAACACCGGCTCGGCGCTATTCAACAAACTAGGATGCGCGGGATGCCATGTCGCAAACCTCACGACGGCCTCCAATCCCGCGAATTTCATTCCCCCTTCGACTGGCGGAATCGCGATTAGCTCGTCGCTTAACAAGACGCTCGCCAACCAGACTTTCCATCCCTATTCGGATTTCCTCTTGCACGACATGGGCTCGCTCGGCGACGGTATTACATCAGGCGCAGCCGGTCCTACGCTGATGCGCACCGCTCCGCTTTGGGGAATTCGCGGCAAATCTCAGTTCTTACACGATGGACGCGCGGGCGATATTCCGACCGCGATCAGTCTTCACGACGGACAGGGCAAAGCCGCCGCACGGGCCTTCGAGGCGTTGTCGACGCAACAGCAGCAGAACCTGGTGAGCTTCCTCAACACGCTCTGA
- a CDS encoding efflux RND transporter periplasmic adaptor subunit, producing the protein MAADPPRSPNIRELESLRISRAPKAVPPSRLLPYVIGAAALIVVGVIGFVVYQRTLGRPPEVQTAVVTFKQSGQPGVLLTGSGYIVTKDKYIVIGTKIQGQIVQEPIEEGKIVHVGDLLARIDDRDYQANLRQARSDKELAQANLVLKQVRARRYRDLYTQKVATKDELDDAENQLAVAQATLNHANNAIDYAKYYVDLCVIRSPLNGIVLTKYREVGDTINYGGDIQAGGGTSDIVQLANTDDMRAEVDINESDIAKVTMGEPAEVILDAYPDKPFAAQVVKLYPEADRQKGTVKVAVHIIDPDLAIIKPEMSAKVTFLASTPQTQETPLVLVPKKALLSDGNPNAVWVVHNGAAIKTTVTTGREFQDGVEVKSGLSGGEMVIVVPPPNLRDGQQVTPVQS; encoded by the coding sequence GTGGCAGCAGATCCCCCGCGCAGCCCCAATATCCGTGAGCTGGAATCGCTCAGAATCTCGCGCGCGCCGAAAGCCGTGCCGCCGAGCCGGCTTCTGCCCTATGTGATAGGGGCAGCGGCTCTGATAGTCGTCGGGGTGATCGGATTCGTCGTCTATCAGCGCACGCTCGGCCGTCCGCCCGAGGTGCAGACTGCGGTCGTGACATTCAAGCAATCGGGTCAGCCGGGAGTATTACTCACCGGCTCGGGCTATATCGTCACCAAGGACAAATACATCGTTATCGGCACCAAGATTCAGGGCCAAATTGTGCAGGAGCCGATCGAAGAGGGAAAAATCGTTCACGTCGGCGACTTGCTCGCCAGGATCGACGATCGTGACTATCAGGCTAATCTACGCCAGGCGCGATCCGACAAAGAACTGGCGCAGGCCAATCTGGTTCTGAAACAGGTGCGGGCAAGACGCTATCGCGATCTCTACACACAGAAAGTCGCGACCAAAGACGAGCTTGACGACGCCGAGAATCAACTGGCAGTGGCGCAGGCGACGCTCAATCATGCCAACAATGCGATCGACTACGCCAAATACTATGTTGATCTCTGCGTAATTCGATCCCCGCTCAACGGAATCGTGCTTACCAAGTATCGCGAAGTTGGCGACACGATTAACTACGGTGGCGATATCCAGGCTGGCGGTGGCACGTCGGACATCGTGCAGCTCGCCAACACCGACGACATGCGCGCCGAAGTCGATATCAACGAAAGCGATATCGCCAAGGTCACGATGGGCGAGCCGGCCGAGGTTATTCTCGACGCATATCCGGACAAGCCATTCGCGGCGCAGGTCGTGAAATTGTATCCCGAAGCCGATCGCCAGAAGGGAACGGTCAAGGTTGCAGTGCACATCATCGATCCGGATCTCGCAATCATCAAACCCGAGATGAGCGCGAAAGTGACCTTCCTCGCGAGCACACCGCAGACCCAGGAAACGCCTCTGGTACTCGTACCGAAAAAGGCGCTCCTCTCGGACGGCAATCCCAACGCGGTCTGGGTAGTGCATAATGGCGCGGCGATTAAGACCACAGTCACCACCGGCCGCGAATTCCAGGATGGCGTCGAAGTAAAATCCGGCCTGAGCGGCGGCGAGATGGTGATCGTCGTACCGCCACCGAATCTGCGCGACGGCCAGCAGGTAACTCCGGTTCAATCGTAA